GCTTTGCCGTGGCGGGATTGTGTAACCTTGCTCTGGGTTAGTATTTTGTGTGTTGACTCTCTCGTTGGTTCACCTTCATATCCATGTCTTGTACTTCATGAAAATTGTTTGATAATCTTGATAGGAAGAATTCCAAGTCTTGATGGAAAGAGaattttgcttgtatttttttcaagacTTCATTTGTGTGTTAGTGAGTCTGCCTTGGCCATAAGGATCTTATCTCAGGCATTATGTTGAACTTTTACTTAGTTTTTATTTAACAAAAGTCTTGAAGAGATCTTCATCCAGCAGTTACATTCTTGCTTATTGAAAAGATATTTTTTCAGATTTAGAAAACAAGCAATACATTCTTAAAAATGGAGGTGTGGCGCTGCTTCAAGAGTGCCTGCTGACGGAAGATGAGGCAGTGGTTGCTTCAGCCCTGACGACTCTCATGTTCCTCGTCACTCCTGAGTCAAAATCAGGTAAGTAGGATTTGACTTGTTGCATTGGAGTAGTGTGAGGTTTCCTGGATTCTTGgtgctttctttttatcatttgatGAATGACACAATTCTTATTGATTTATAAATGCACTTTATTTTCCAGAAATAACAAGTACAAAAGTGGTGAGCCAGGTGTTGAAGAAAGTTAAAAGTGATAATCCCAGAATTCAAAACTTGGCTAAAATATTCCTCTCAGATTACTGCACAACTGAACAAGTGAGGGAAGCAGAGGAGGGAGAACAGAAGTGATGGGAATACCCTGCCATTGTTATTTCAGAGGACTTCCTAAATTTAAGCATTGAATGCAGAATTTACTGAGCAGTCTTGCCACTTAATACTTTTTGAAGTTGATAATTTCCATGTTGCTGCTTTTGAAGCAAAGTTTTTTCTCTAGAAATTTAAATGGATTTCCTCTTGTGACCTGTGGAAGATGCTATTCTCTGAAGGTTGGTGATGTGGCtacattgagaaaaaaaataactgctgaagatataaagaaattttCAGAATTAAGTGGTGATACAAATCCTGTTCATCTGGACAAGAAGTTTGTTGAGAGTCAGACCACATTTAAAGACTTGGTGGTTCATGGTGCTCATCTCAACAGCCTTGTGTCACGTGTCATAGGAACACAGCTTCCTGGCCCTGGCACGCTGGTGGTGAGGCAGGAGCTCAAGTTCCCCAACCCTTGCTATGCAGGAGAGGAGGTTGAGGTGACAGTCCGTTTAGCAAACCTGAGAAAGATCATAACAGTAGACTTTTTTTGCACTGCAACAGAAGGGAAGATTGTTCTAGAGGGCAAGGGTCAACTGATGCATTCACAGCGCTTCAAGGGAGGGCACTAGATACTGCTTAGGTGTTATAAAGTGATGAGCTGGTGAAGTGCAGTATACAAAGTGAAGAATAGTATTCACTAAGTGAGTGGCACcatgagtggagggaaggagctgGTGCTGGAAACCCTGAGACGGGCCACCAGTCAAGAGGCGGAGGTCTTCAAGCCAGCAGAACAACAGCTGCAGCTTTGGGAGACTGAGCCAGGCTTTTACTCTACTTTGGTGGAGGTGAGTAATTTTCACTCGCATTAGATTTGTGTTTATCATCGTAAGACAATGTGAAATGTAGGAGACCTGTTTTGCATAATCTGTGATGTTTACGTATTTTCAAATTAAGGAATATTTTTCAAAGTATGAGATTATTTTGTGTTAGTCTTGTATTGTCAGAAGCATGAGCTGTAAGTGAAGACATAATAAGACAGATGCATGCTTGTTAAATGTACAATAATAAAAGGCAATTCTGTTCCAGATTTTTTCCGAGTACAGCCTGGAGGTGAACGTGCGGTGGTTAGCTGTGCTCTACTTCAAGAATGGGGTTGACAGATACTGGAGAAAGACTGCACCCAAGGCCAtctcagaggaggaaaaggtaaaggctctgtcacactagcacttttttgTCAACTTTTTCACTCAACTTCATGAACTTTGACAATTTCTTGAGTGAggcccatcacacacacacacacacacacacacacacacacacacacacacacacacacacacacacacacacacacacacacacacacacacacacacacacacacacacacacacacacacacacacacacacacacacacacacacacacacacacacacacacacacacacacacacacacacacacacacacacacacacacacacacacacacacacacacacacacacacacacacacacacacacacacacacacacatatatatatatatatatacatatacatatatatatatatatatatatatatatatatatatatatatatacatatatacacacacacacacacacacacacacacacacacacacacacacacacacacacacacacacacacacacacacacacacacacacacacacacacacacacacacacacacacacacacacacacacacacacacacacacacacacacacacacacacacacacacacacacacacacacacacacacacacacacacacacacacacacacacacacacacacacacacacacacacacacacacacacacacatggctgtGGGCACGATTTAGCTTATACTTTATCAAATATAATAACTGATTTTGGTGCAGTAGAATGGGATTTCATGTATTGTAAAAACAGTGAGATTCCAATGCCAAATGGTGTAATAACTAAACCATGGACACTGAGGGTATACACTGTACTTGCATGGAGAATGAGTTGGTGTGCTTTCAGGATATCATCAAGGTGAAACAGAACTGATGGTGTGGTGGACAAAGGGTAGCGAAGAACAGTAATTGTAAAAGTGAAATATTGCGTAACAGCGTTTTGTAGAAAAATGCCAGTGAAAAATTGGAATATGGAtgtttgattaattgattggaATGTAAAATTTTTGCTGATCTCATAAAACAGTTTTACTAGTGAGGTCCAAATACACTTACTAATAGTTGTCTGTGTAGTTTGTGAAGTGTTCATGTTGTATTCCAGGGCCGTATTCGGTGTGGCCTCCTGCACAACCTGAGGGAGCCAGTTTCCCAGGTGGCCATCCAGTTGGCTGTCCTCATTGCCAAAATAGCCCGTGTGGACTGTCCCCGAGAGTGGCCGGAGCTTCTGCCCTCACTGATCGAGGCCGTGAAGAGCAACGATGACATTGTGCGGCACCGCTCTCTGCTCACACTCCACCATGTCATCAAGCAGCTGGCGTCCAAGAGGCTCGCTGCCGACAGACGCACATTTCAGGTAAGGTGACTGGCAGGTTTTCATTCAGTAGTTTCACGATATTAATTGAAACATTCAGAAGGTATTGGCTCTATTTCTCTGTGTCTTGTGGATATTAGTCTTAACCAATAACAACTTTGCACCGATGCTTAAAAACATTtcttgcacacacgcacacacactatgtTAACCGTATGTAAGCTGTGACATTCTAATTTCTGATATGAaaatgtgattctctctctctctctctctctctctcttgaaatatgagtcaagaaatttaaaaaaaaatttttgaggGGGGTGTaattgtgacacacacacacacacacacacacacacacacacacacacacacacacacacacacacacacacacacacacacacacacacacacacccggtagctcagtggttagagcgctggcttcacaagccagaggaccagggttccattccctggccgggtggagatatttgggtgtgtctcctttcacgtgtagcccctgttcacctagcagtgagtaggtacgggatgtaaatcgaggagttgtgaccttgttgtcccggtgtgtgatgtgtgcctggtctcaggcctatccgaagatataatgagctctgagctcgttctgtagggtaacgtctggctatctcgtcagagactgcagcagatcaaacagtgaaaaacacacacacacacaca
The sequence above is drawn from the Portunus trituberculatus isolate SZX2019 chromosome 41, ASM1759143v1, whole genome shotgun sequence genome and encodes:
- the LOC123516590 gene encoding armadillo repeat-containing protein 7-like codes for the protein MFSSHEQLVKRSGKKGVDRPQYLKELVEEFLTSGSIDCRKQVLANLANFAYDPINYQWFRRLKIIDIFLDQVSEGIQDLRSFAVAGLCNLALDLENKQYILKNGGVALLQECLLTEDEAVVASALTTLMFLVTPESKSEITSTKVVSQVLKKVKSDNPRIQNLAKIFLSDYCTTEQVREAEEGEQK
- the LOC123516689 gene encoding hydroxyacyl-thioester dehydratase type 2, mitochondrial-like — its product is MLLLLKQSFFSRNLNGFPLVTCGRCYSLKVGDVATLRKKITAEDIKKFSELSGDTNPVHLDKKFVESQTTFKDLVVHGAHLNSLVSRVIGTQLPGPGTLVVRQELKFPNPCYAGEEVEVTVRLANLRKIITVDFFCTATEGKIVLEGKGQLMHSQRFKGGH